In Borrelia duttonii Ly, one DNA window encodes the following:
- the bdr gene encoding Bdr family repetitive protein, translated as MEYMQMEPVITRQMVFNELIKAGINREIADDLSYRYYKNELTTKDLEYLKENFDIKLEMLERGLRSDIEKVKEALDNKIDTVENNLNNKIDTVENNLNNKIDKVRDELKSDISLVRKDMEVNKMELDTKIDKFSSEVKGTFKLHAWMFGTIITINVGIFLALISMLYALFIK; from the coding sequence ATGGAGTATATGCAAATGGAGCCTGTAATTACTAGGCAGATGGTATTCAATGAGCTTATAAAAGCGGGTATTAATAGAGAAATTGCTGATGATTTATCTTATAGATACTATAAAAATGAACTTACTACTAAAGATCTTGAATATTTAAAAGAGAACTTTGACATAAAATTAGAGATGTTAGAGCGTGGTTTAAGATCTGATATTGAAAAGGTTAAAGAGGCCCTTGATAATAAGATAGATACTGTTGAAAATAACTTAAATAACAAAATAGATACTGTTGAAAATAACTTAAATAACAAAATCGACAAAGTAAGGGACGAATTAAAGTCAGATATTTCTCTTGTAAGAAAAGATATGGAAGTGAACAAAATGGAACTTGATACTAAGATAGATAAATTTTCATCAGAGGTTAAAGGAACATTTAAATTACATGCTTGGATGTTTGGGACTATTATTACCATTAATGTAGGAATATTTCTAGCATTAATATCTATGCTATATGCATTGTTTATAAAGTAA